In the Purpureocillium takamizusanense chromosome 5, complete sequence genome, one interval contains:
- a CDS encoding uncharacterized protein (COG:S~EggNog:ENOG503PFKZ) — MNIACHAPFDANWKVTVGVLNDDDGSKAASSKPQKTRQSSSAPASKPCDAPSHAEPSSETPLGTSNGQTDEISPAQLPTWSVEQEVHHGQDVEVTSRPTPSIAYDTTGILPWNSTWDFDFSLDPWLDCATPFTALETWDMDMAQAAATEVSLSTPTLPISYLSSQHSRSTAPPLDDAGVVNRQTKCLKHSTSLDDELTHEQSINWDDFFFQHYEHCISGWAYSLKDDGKGNYLRFVLDFIRGPNVHAESPFRLAVLAWTAKHWAVACQPGDDTWRQYYSRATAALQRLDAQGPTDSPETCSSGQRVMASASEVAICTGLFLCRCDVLNDDLGSILNYLETLKLRLDADLDGVELSAFASQILLWLGYLHVRVSIFASPCPAPTTTNNITAVSTTLLDAIASHPSYQQILDRSQTYLSEIFGDSYPPEELLHDAEKAPVAVRTHETFCLIANMLRYRSWKRLVVQHGGGDESAQLELDNAKVEAIDADMRRMDVEFGLAMATNPSAAVLRRICFQQLAVPPTRPGAHATRFHNLRSSTSPASGIALANMHLVSSPGSTGVTPPLARETTLHDDAPPLPPDSSLLNRASSQWLACYAVFLTAKILWSRLLHPTLRSEASAVAAVRSILDIALHLRRAAAAHESSSPTGTSWPHKMPRSMLWPLPLFVAGVETTDEVHADWIRGFMDEVTASWGGEVAMSAKEGREAQGGVGGVGRRQQGDGMMMSGANRVQTLMGRVRRLQDRLGCRVDIEGVVKEMGAGEGGRGFIL, encoded by the coding sequence TGGAAGGTCACGGTCGGTGTCCTGAACGACGATGATGGAAGCAAGGCCGCGAGTTCCAAGCCGCAGAAGACGCGACAAAGCAGCAGTGCCCCAGCATCAAAGCCTTGCGACGCACCGTCACACGCAGAGCCATCATCAGAAACGCCTCTCGGCACAAGCAACGGGCAGACTGACGAGATTTCCCCGGCACAGTTGCCGACTTGGTCGGTTGAGCAAGAGGTACATCACGGCCAGGATGTAGAAGTCACCAGCAGGCCAACGCCCTCCATTGCCTACGACACTACGGGCATACTCCCGTGGAACAGCACCTGGGACTTTGACTTTTCTCTTGATCCGTGGCTTGACTGCGCCACGCCCTTTACCGCTCTCGAAACTTgggacatggacatggcacaggcggcggcgactgagGTGTCACTGTCCACGCCGACTCTGCCAATCTCGTACTTGAGCTCGCAACACAGCCGTTCGACAGCGCCTCCCTTAGACGACGCAGGGGTCGTTAATCGACAAACGAAGTGCCTGAAACACAGCACATCGCTAGATGATGAACTTACACACGAGCAAAGCATCAACTGGGACGACTTCTTCTTTCAACACTACGAGCACTGCATCAGCGGCTGGGCTTACTCCCTGAAagacgacggcaagggcaactATCTCCGCTTCGTCCTAGACTTCATACGAGGACCCAACGTTCACGCCGAGTCGCCCTTCAGGCTTGCCGTCCTGGCGTGGACGGCGAAGCACTGGGCCGTGGCGTGCCAACCGGGCGATGATACCTGGCGGCAGTATTACtcccgcgcgacggcggcactGCAAAGGCTAGACGCCCAGGGTCCGACCGATTCGCCGGAAACATGTTCTTCAGGGCAGCGGGTGATGGCATCCGCTTCCGAGGTCGCCATATGCACTGGCCTGTTCCTCTGTCGTTGCGACGTGCTCAACGACGACCTCGGCTCCATCCTGAACTACCTCGAGACGCTGAAGCTGCGGCTAGACGccgaccttgacggcgtAGAGCTCTCTGCATTTGCCAGTCAAATCCTTCTCTGGCTCGGCTATCTCCACGTCCGGGTGTCCATCTTCGCCTCCCCCTgtccggcgccgacaacCACCAACAACATCACCGCCGTATCGACGaccctcctcgacgccatcgctAGCCACCCGAGCTACCAGCAGATTCTCGATCGGTCCCAGACATATTTATCTGAAATATTCGGCGACTCGTATCCACCAGAGGAGCTACTTCACGACGCAGAAAAGGCCCCGGTGGCGGTGCGAACCCACGAGACCTTTTGTCTCATCGCCAACATGTTGCGCTATCGTTCGTGgaagcgcctcgtcgtgcagcacggcggcggcgacgagtctgcgcagctcgagctggacaacgccaaggtcgaggcAATCGACGCGGACATGAGGAGAATGGACGTCGAGTTTGggctcgccatggcgacgaaTCCATCCGCTGCCGTGTTGCGGCGGATATGcttccagcagctcgccgtacCACCGACGCGGCCAGGCGCTCATGCAACGAGATTCCATAACCTCCGATCAAGCACGTCGCCAGCTTCCGGCATCGCACTCGCCAATATGCATCTCGTAAGCTCTCCGGGCTCCACGGGCGTGActccgccgctggcgcgggAAACCACgctccacgacgacgcaccaCCATTACCCCCAGATAGCTCCCTTTTGAACCGCGCGTCATCCCAGTGGCTGGCTTGTTACGCCGTCTTCCTTACGGCCAAGATCCTCTGGTCTCGGCTCCTTCATCCAACCCTGCGCAGCGAAgcgtccgccgtcgccgccgtgaggTCCATCCTGGACATTGCCCTGCacctgcggcgggcggcggcggcgcacgagtCCTCGAGCCCGACGGGCACGTCGTGGCCGCACAAGATGCCGCGGTCGATGctctggccgctgccgctgttcgtcgccggcgtggagACCACCGACGAGGTCCACGCGGACTGGATACGCGGCTTCATGGACGAGGTCACCGCGTCgtggggcggcgaggtggccatgtcggccaaggaggggcgggaggcgcaAGGGGGTGTTGGGGGCgtcggtcggcggcagcaaggcgatgggatgatgatgagtggCGCGAACCGCGTTCAGACGCTGATGGGGAGGGTTCGCCGGCTGCAGGACCGGCTGGGCTGCCGAGTGGACATTGAGGGTGTGGTGAAGGAGATGGGTGCTGGTGAAGGCGGCAGAGGGTTCATATTGTAG